TTGCGGAGTCGAGGGAGGGAACGCTGGTGGCCTTCATGCAGCCGAAGGCGCAGCTGCTTCCGGTGCTGGCACCGCATTTTGCAGATCGACTGCCCGGGGAGAACTGGGTGATCGTGGATGTGGCTCATGGACAGCTGGCGGTGCATCAGCGGCAGACAAGCTGGGTGCTGCTGCGGGATGCCGCGCTGGCGGAACAGATGAAGGAGGTGTTTGCGGGGGAGGAACGACTGTCAGAGGAGGAGCTGCTGTTCGGGCAGCTATGGAAGGAATTCTGCAGCAGTATTGCCATTGCAGGGCGGAACAACCCGGCATTGCAGAATCAACTTCTTCCTGTGCGTTTTCGACCATTTATGATGGAATTCTGCGAAAAATATTGACAGAGAAGAAATCTGATGGCATAATATGCATCGTTGCGATTATATTGTGGAAAATATAACCGAATACGGAATGTTTTGGGGACTGTGGGGTATGAAAGGAGTTTTTTACATGAACGAACGCAGAATTAAACTTTCCGGGACGAAAGAGGTCAAAGAGTTTGTGAATACCGCAGGACTTTGTGACTTTGATGTGGATGTTTTTTACAATCATTTTGTAATTGATGCCAAATCCATCCTTGGTGTGCTCAGCTTGGATCTGAACCAGGTGCTGACGGTGAAATACCGGGGGAAAAACGCGGAATTTGAGGATTTACTGAATAAATACCAGGCATGCTGATCCGGCAGAGCCTGGAAATGAGTGGCCGACAGGAAGAAGCTGCGCAGAGGAAGCGCTGTTCTTTTTGTCGGCCATTTTTGACGAAAATTTTTCTTCATAGTATAATGGGCAGAGGAAAACGGGAAAGGAAGAACAGGGGTGGAACAGCGGCAGATGCGGGTTTCTGTGAGAAACCTTGTGGAATTTATTTTGCGGGAGGGCGATATTGACAACCGTCATGGCGGCCCAGGGGTGGATCAGGAAGCGATGCTGGCAGGCGGACGGATCCATCGGAAGATACAGGGTGGCAAGGGCAGCAATTATCAGGCAGAGGTTTCTCTGAAAGGGGTATTTCCACGAGAGGGATACGATCTGATCGTGGAAGGCCGGGCAGATGGGATTATGACGGAAGCGGACGGCACGGTGACGGTGGATGAGATCAAAGGGGTATACCGGGACATTCACCAGATGGAAAAGCCGGATAAGCTGCATCTGGCCCAGGCCAAATGCTATGCGTATCTGTACGGGGTACAGGAGAACCGGGAGCAGATGCGGGTGCAGATGACCTATGTGAATCTGGAGACGGAGGAGATCCGCTATTTCCGTGAAGATTTTTCGATGGAAGTGCTGGAACCGTGGATGCAGGCGCTGGCAGAGGCCTATGGGAAATGGACGGATTTCCAGATTGCCTGGGAGGAGACGCGAAATGCTTCTGCCCGGGCGCTGACATTCCCCTTTTCTTACCGCAAGGGCCAGCGGGAGCTGGCAGTATCGGTTTACCGGACCATCAGCCGGCGGAAGCGGTTGTTTATCCAGGCGCCTACGGGGGTGGGGAAGACCATGTCGGTGGTTTTTCCGGCGGTGAAGGCGTTTGGGGAAGGGCTGGGAGAGAAGCTTTTCTACCTGACGGCCCGGACGGTGACGGCCCAGGCGGCCAGAGATGCCTTTGCCATTTTGCAGAAGCAGGGCCTTCGGCTGAAGCGGGTGTTCCTGACGGCGAAGGAGAAGATTTGTCCCCTGGAGGAGCCCCAGTGTGACCCGGAACACTGTCCTTACGCCCGGGGACATTATGACCGGGTAAATGAGGCGGTGTATACATTTTTGCAAAATCAGGACTATGGCGGGCGGGAGGAGCTACTGGACTGGGCGGAGCAGTATCAGGTCTGCCCCTTTGCTTTCAGTCTGGATGTTTCTTCCTTTGCAGACGCGGTGGTGGGAGATTATAATTACGCCTTTTCTCCCACTGCCCGGCTGAAACGGTTTTTCGGCGAAGGGATGAAGGGGGATTACATTTTTTCTCATAGATGAGGCCCACAATCTGGTGGATCGTTCCCGGGAAATGTTCAGTGCGGCCCTTTGCAAGGAAGATTTTCTGGCGATGAAGAAGCTGGCGAAGCCGGTGAGCAGGAAGCTGGAACGGGCGCTGGAGCGGTGCAATCGGTACCTGCTGGAGCGCAAGCGGGAGTGTGAGGACTATGAAGTGCTGCGGGATATCACACCTTTTCTCACGGCGTTGCTTTCTCTGAACGGGATCCTGGAGCAGTTGCTGGAGGAAGAGCGGGCGGCGGATATCGCAGAGCCGCTGCGGGAGTTTTATTTTCAGGTCAACATCTTTTTGCATATGGCGGACCGGCTGGGAAGTGGCTATGTGATCTATACGGAACACGGGCAGGATGGTCGGTTCTGGATCCATGAATTTTGTATTGATCCTTCGGAAAATCTGCGGGAATGTCTGGATAAGGGGTGCGCGGCGGTGTTCTTTTCGGCAACGCTGCTGCCAGTGAATTATTATAAGAAGCTTTTGAGTGGGGAAACGACAGATTACGGGGTGTATATCCCGTCGCCCTTTGATGCCGGGAAGCGGCAGATTGTCATCGGACAGGATGTGAGCAGCCGGTATACAAGAAGGAATGAAATGGAATATCGCAGGATCGCCGACTATATTCAAAGGATCACCAGCCAGAAGAACGGCAATTATCTGGTGTTCTTTCCTTCTTATCAATATATGCAGCAGGTGTATGAATGCTTTCGGGAAGAGATGGGGGATCAGCCGGGGCTGCGCTGCCTGGTGCAGTCCGGACAGATGCGGGAATCTGACCGGGAGGCATTTCTGGAGGCTTTCCGGCAGAACCGGCAGGATCTGCTCCTGGGGTTTTGCGTCATGGGCGGGATTTTCTCGGAGGGAATTGATCTGCGGGAGGACAGCCTGATCGGCGCCATCATTGTGGGAACGGGGCTTCCCATGGTGTGCCGGGAACGGGAAATCTTGAAAAATTATTTTGAGGAGCGTCAGGAGGACGGGTTTGCCTTCGCCTATCTATATCCGGGGATGAACAAGGTGCAGCAGGCAGCCGGAAGAGTCATCCGCACGGAGCAGGATCAGGGGGTCATCGCCCTGTTGGATGACCGGTTCCTACAGCGCGTCTATCAGAGAACCTTCCCGGCAGAATGGCAGGAATATACCGTATGTACCCGGGAGACGGTTGCAGATGCGGTTCGCCGCTTCTGGGACGGAATCAGAAATAACGGATGAATTCCGCGGCGGCCTGGGGCAGGGGAATCTGCTCCTGATAGGCCAGAACGAGCTGCCTGCCGGGCAGTTCTTCCCGGATGTTCAGGCGGAACAGATCCTGGCTTTTGCCGTCCAGGAAGAAGTCCGGGACAAAGGCAATGCCGAGGCCGATGCTGGCCAGATCCAGCAGCAGGTCGTTGCTGCTCAGTTCGATCTCCGGCACCAGATCCAGCTGGTGCTGCTGAAACAGCTGATGCAGATATTCGCTGGTGGTGCTTTTTCGATCCAGCATCAGGATCGGGTAATTCTGCAGGTCTTTCAGTGACAGGGAGACATTCTCCAGATCGAAGAACCGGCGGCTGGCCACAAATACGTCTTGAAAGGTTCGCAGCGGTTTCCGGTGGACAAGATTGGTGAGCCGGGAATTGGGATAGTTGACGACGATGAGGTCGGCCTGCCCGTTTTCCAGCAGATCCACACAGCCGATGGAGGTGGAGTTGGTCACTTTGATATGGATGTTCGGGTGCTCCCGGTGGAAACGGCTCAGATAGGGAATGAGAAAATGCCGGCAGATGGTATCGCTGGCACCGATGCGCAGCTGTCCGCCGCTTAGGGGATTGGCGTCCAGCAGCTGGGATTCTCCGCGCATGATGAGATTCATGGCGGGTTCCACATGGCGCAGCAGGATCTCGCCCTCTGGTGTCAGCTGCACCTTCTTGGTACTGCGCAGGAACAGCTGTTTGCCCAGCTTTTTTTCCAGCACCTTGACGGACTGGCTGACGGCAGACTGGGAGATATACAGCTGCCGGGAGGCTTCGGAGAAGCTTAGGGTGGTTGCTACATAATAAAAGACCTTATATAATTCGTAATTGATATCCATGGGAGCTCCTTTGGGTTTGATGAATAGCCGTTTATGGCTGAACTAGGATAAAGTATACCATAAGTGTTACAGATTATGGTAAAATATATGCGAAAAAACAGACGCATGGCAAAAGCGGAGGAAATAGATTGATGATAGAGACAGTGGTATCCATCGCCCTTCCTGTAGGGGAGCGGCTGACGATCGAGAAGAACCGGCTGCTGCCCCAGGGGGCGGACAGCGAAACGGACAGGAACAAAAACCGGAAACGCCTGGCGATTGTGACCGGCATCCACGGGGACGAGCTGGAGGGACAGAGCGTGTGCTATGAGCTGAACCGGCGGCTGGCTGCACACCCGGAGCATCTGAAGGGCATTGTGGACATTTATCCGGCGGTGAACCCGCTGGGCATTGACTCGGTGACCAGGAGCATTCCCATGTTTGATCTGGACATGAACCGGATTTTCCCGGGCAGCCGGCACGGCTCTATGGCAGAGCAGATTGCGGCTGGTGTTATAGAGGATCTGTCTGGTGCAGACCTGTGCATTGACATTCATGCCAGCGATATTTATCTGCGGGAGGTGGCGCAGGTGCGCATCAGCGAGGACACGGCGCAACAGCTGCTGCCCTGGGCCAGACTGCTGAATGCAGATTTCGTGTGGATCCATGCCTCGGCGACGGTGCTGGAGGCCACGCTGGCCCACAGCCTGAATATGATCGGAACACCGACGCTGGCAGTGGAGATGGGGGTAGGCATGCGGATCACCAGACAATACACGGAACAGCTGGTGACCGGGATTTTCCGGGTCATGCAGGAAATGGGCATCTGGGACGGACCGACAGAACCGGTGCGGACGCCGGTGATCTCCACCGATGGCGAGGTGGAGCTGGTGAATGCCAGCTGCTCCGGCATTTTCATGCCCTGCGCGGCGTTTGGCACTCAGGTGAAGAAGAGCACCCTTCTGGGGGAGATTGTCCGGCCGTTGACCGGACAGGTGCTGGAGCGGGTGCTTTCTCCCATTGACGGCCTGCTTTTTACCCGCAGAGAATACCCGGTGGTGTATGAAGGCGCTCTTCTGGCGAGAGTGCTGGGAGGCGAGAAGAAATGAAGAAGAAACTGATTTATTCCATGAAGTCCCCTTACCGGGAGGAACTGAAAGTATGGGGGTATCATTTCGGAAAAGAGGAACCCTCCGCGTGTATCGTGGGCTCCATGCGGGGCAACGAGATCCAGCAGATGTATGTGTGTTCGCAGCTCATCCGGCGGCTGCATGAGCTGGAGCAAAAAGGCGGGATCGTGTCCGACAATGGCATTCTGGTCATTCCGGCGGTGAATTATTATGCGGAAAATATCGGGAAACGATTCTGGCCTGCGGATAACCGGGATATCAACCGGATGTTCCCGGGAAACCATGCGGGGGAGACGACCGAGCGGATCGCGGCGGGGGTATTCGAGCAGATACGGGGATATAACTATGGCATTCAGCTGGCAAGCTTTTACCGGCCGGGGGATTTTGTACCCCATGTGCGGATGATGGAGACCGGCTACCAGAGCGCCAGTCTGGCAAACCTGTTTGGTCTGCCCTTCGTGGTGGTGCGGAAACCACAGCCCATCGATACGGCGACGCTGAATTATAACTGGCAGATGTGCAAGACCAATGCGTTTTCCGTGTATACAAGGGAAACAGACCGGATCGATGAGGAGAGTGCCGGACAGGCGGTATCGGCCATCCTGCGGTTCCTGACGCGGATGGGGATCGTCCGTTACAACAGCCACAGCGGGTATATTGCCAGCGTGATCAACGAGGGCGATCTGATGGCGGTGTACAGTGGCTGCGGCGGCATTTACCGGCGCTGCAAGGATCCCGGACAGGAGGTGCGCCAGGGTGAGAAGATCGCAGAAGTGCTGCATCCCTACGAGGGAAATGTGATCGAAACAATAGAGGCCCCCCTGTGACGGCATTGTTTTCTTCGCCTACAAGAAGCCTCTTGTCAATGAACATGAGATTGTGTATCAGATCATCAAGCGGATGCACGAATGATCAGGACAGCTCCCGGGCGATGCGCCGGGAAGCACGTCCCATACAGGCAAGGCCGGTGATGTCGGCCAGTGCCCAGCCGATGGGAATGGCCATCCAGATACCGGTGACACCGATGTGCGCGGATAACAGGTAGGCCAGCAGTACTCGGGTACCCAGGGAAATGACGGTGAGAACGACGGACATTTCCGCCTGCCGGATGGCGCGATAATAGCCGTACAGCAGGAAAAGACAGCCGATGCCACAGTAAAAGGCACCCTCAATGTGCAGATAGCGGACGCCGCAGGCAATGACGGCAGTCTCTGCGGCACTGACGAAGATCTGCATCAGCGGTGCGGCAAACAGGCAGACGATGGCAGAGATCACGATGGAGAAGGTGGCGCTTAAGAGGAAGGCCTGACGGGTTCCTTTGCGGATACGTTCCTGATTCCGGGCTCCGTAATTCTGGGCGATAAAGGTGGAGTAGGCGTTTCCGAAATCCTGTACCGGCAGATAGGCGAAGGTGTCGATCTTGACGGCGGCGGCGAAGGCGGCCATAACGGTGGGGCCGAAGCTGTTGACCAGCCCCTGTACCATGAGGATGCCGA
Above is a window of Oscillospiraceae bacterium NTUH-002-81 DNA encoding:
- a CDS encoding HPr family phosphocarrier protein; its protein translation is MNERRIKLSGTKEVKEFVNTAGLCDFDVDVFYNHFVIDAKSILGVLSLDLNQVLTVKYRGKNAEFEDLLNKYQAC
- a CDS encoding ATP-dependent DNA helicase, encoding MDRSREMFSAALCKEDFLAMKKLAKPVSRKLERALERCNRYLLERKRECEDYEVLRDITPFLTALLSLNGILEQLLEEERAADIAEPLREFYFQVNIFLHMADRLGSGYVIYTEHGQDGRFWIHEFCIDPSENLRECLDKGCAAVFFSATLLPVNYYKKLLSGETTDYGVYIPSPFDAGKRQIVIGQDVSSRYTRRNEMEYRRIADYIQRITSQKNGNYLVFFPSYQYMQQVYECFREEMGDQPGLRCLVQSGQMRESDREAFLEAFRQNRQDLLLGFCVMGGIFSEGIDLREDSLIGAIIVGTGLPMVCREREILKNYFEERQEDGFAFAYLYPGMNKVQQAAGRVIRTEQDQGVIALLDDRFLQRVYQRTFPAEWQEYTVCTRETVADAVRRFWDGIRNNG
- a CDS encoding LysR family transcriptional regulator, whose translation is MDINYELYKVFYYVATTLSFSEASRQLYISQSAVSQSVKVLEKKLGKQLFLRSTKKVQLTPEGEILLRHVEPAMNLIMRGESQLLDANPLSGGQLRIGASDTICRHFLIPYLSRFHREHPNIHIKVTNSTSIGCVDLLENGQADLIVVNYPNSRLTNLVHRKPLRTFQDVFVASRRFFDLENVSLSLKDLQNYPILMLDRKSTTSEYLHQLFQQHQLDLVPEIELSSNDLLLDLASIGLGIAFVPDFFLDGKSQDLFRLNIREELPGRQLVLAYQEQIPLPQAAAEFIRYF
- a CDS encoding M14 family metallopeptidase; amino-acid sequence: MIETVVSIALPVGERLTIEKNRLLPQGADSETDRNKNRKRLAIVTGIHGDELEGQSVCYELNRRLAAHPEHLKGIVDIYPAVNPLGIDSVTRSIPMFDLDMNRIFPGSRHGSMAEQIAAGVIEDLSGADLCIDIHASDIYLREVAQVRISEDTAQQLLPWARLLNADFVWIHASATVLEATLAHSLNMIGTPTLAVEMGVGMRITRQYTEQLVTGIFRVMQEMGIWDGPTEPVRTPVISTDGEVELVNASCSGIFMPCAAFGTQVKKSTLLGEIVRPLTGQVLERVLSPIDGLLFTRREYPVVYEGALLARVLGGEKK